The Marinilongibacter aquaticus genome has a window encoding:
- a CDS encoding winged helix-turn-helix domain-containing protein translates to MAIHKIIKSDLKLEMKGIIRIVSENERFLGPGRMELLERIDRTGSISKAAKEMGMSYKKAWDMIFSMNQQTVKPLVITQTGGERGGGTVVTAEGKELIAAFKHIYSEFQNSLEEKLKAFLAS, encoded by the coding sequence ATGGCAATACATAAAATAATCAAAAGCGACCTGAAACTTGAAATGAAAGGCATTATTCGCATCGTCAGCGAAAACGAGCGTTTTTTGGGGCCAGGCAGAATGGAGCTTTTGGAACGAATCGACCGCACAGGCTCTATCAGCAAGGCGGCCAAAGAAATGGGCATGTCGTACAAAAAAGCCTGGGACATGATTTTTTCCATGAATCAGCAGACCGTAAAACCTTTGGTCATTACCCAAACGGGTGGAGAGCGAGGCGGCGGCACGGTCGTCACCGCGGAAGGAAAAGAACTCATTGCCGCTTTTAAGCACATTTACAGCGAGTTTCAAAATTCTCTGGAAGAGAAATTGAAAGCATTTTTGGCTTCATGA
- a CDS encoding TolB family protein, translated as MKRLNILFITTLTLSLSCKKQNGYRLDLDTKSPTTELFAENIISTNLYERDIAINAEATEIVFTRGDYTQNTRALVSIKKVKGEWVEAEIMPFSGQFQDIEPFFSPDNQRLYFVSNRPIYGDSSRADYNIWFTERTAQTWTPPKALDSLINTTANEFYPSVSENGNLYFTAMRKEGIGKEDIFLAKFENGQYQQPFALDSAVNSTNYEFNAYISPDEKTLIFSSFGRKDDLGGSDLYISEKNNLGQWTTARNLGPQINSEKLDYCPFIDWPRKNFYFSSERTKGKKQKIRTVQELEEWANRTENGLGNIYRISLDALNIENKP; from the coding sequence CGGCTCAATATACTTTTTATCACGACCCTGACCTTGTCGCTTAGCTGTAAAAAGCAAAACGGATACAGGCTTGATCTCGACACAAAAAGCCCGACAACCGAATTGTTTGCCGAAAATATCATTTCTACAAACCTTTACGAAAGAGATATAGCAATCAATGCCGAGGCTACCGAAATTGTATTTACCCGTGGCGATTACACACAAAACACACGGGCTCTTGTCTCAATCAAAAAAGTAAAAGGCGAATGGGTGGAAGCCGAGATCATGCCCTTTTCTGGGCAGTTTCAAGACATCGAACCTTTCTTCTCGCCCGACAACCAAAGACTATATTTTGTATCAAACAGGCCCATTTACGGCGATTCTTCTCGTGCGGATTACAACATTTGGTTCACGGAAAGAACAGCCCAAACGTGGACGCCCCCAAAAGCATTGGACAGCTTAATCAATACAACTGCCAACGAATTTTACCCTTCAGTAAGCGAAAACGGAAATTTGTATTTTACCGCCATGCGAAAAGAGGGAATTGGCAAAGAAGATATCTTTCTGGCCAAATTTGAAAACGGTCAATATCAGCAACCCTTCGCTTTGGATTCGGCCGTCAATTCAACAAATTATGAATTCAACGCCTATATCAGTCCCGATGAAAAAACACTCATTTTCAGCTCCTTTGGGCGAAAAGACGATTTGGGCGGCAGCGACCTTTACATCAGCGAAAAGAACAATTTAGGGCAATGGACAACAGCCCGAAATCTAGGGCCACAAATCAACTCCGAAAAACTTGATTATTGCCCATTTATCGACTGGCCGCGAAAAAACTTCTATTTTTCGAGTGAAAGAACCAAAGGCAAAAAACAGAAAATACGCACTGTGCAAGAACTGGAAGAATGGGCCAACCGTACGGAAAATGGTTTGGGAAATATTTATCGCATAAGCTTGGATGCCCTTAACATCGAAAACAAACCCTAA